From Diceros bicornis minor isolate mBicDic1 chromosome 21, mDicBic1.mat.cur, whole genome shotgun sequence, the proteins below share one genomic window:
- the MTERF3 gene encoding transcription termination factor 3, mitochondrial: protein MALSAQQIPRWFKSIKLTSLVTTTQLGQRFQGPGKTLLHGVSARPRRSSDNCFLQWGFKTYRTSSLWSSSQSTNCSRQGNNSAQSTLLPSVSEQKTQRIPNFDSELSLEGLDEMPPLSPLQPVSEEEAIQIIADPPLPPVSFTLRDYVDHSETLQKLVLLGVDLAKIEKHPDAANLLLRLEFEKDIKQILLFLKDLGIEDNQLGTFLTKNYAIFSEDLENLKTRVAYLQSKNFGKADIAQMVRNAPFLLSFSVERLDNRLGFFQKELELSVKKTRDLVVRLPRLLTGSLEPVKENMKVYRLELGFKHNEIQHMITKIPKMLTANKRKLTETFDYVHNVMNIPHHIIVRFPQVFNTRLFKVKERHLFLTYLGRAQYDPAKPNYISLDKLVSMPDEIFCEKIAKASVRDFEKFLKTL, encoded by the exons ATGGCCTTATCAGCCCAACAGATACCCAGATGGTTCAAATCAATTAAATTGACCAGCCTCGTTACTACTACACAACTGGGACAGCGTTTTCAGGGACCGGGGAAGACATTGTTGCATGGCGTTTCTGCTCGGCCTCGGAGGTCCTCTGACAATTGCTTTCTCCAATGGGGATTTAAGACTTACAGGACTTCCTCCTTATGGAGTAGTTCCCAGTCTACCAACTGCAGCAGGCAGGGGAATAATTCTGCCCAAAGCACTCTGCTTCCTTCCGTGAGTGAGCAGAAGACACAAAGGATACCcaactttgattctgagctgtcTCTAGAAG GACTGGACGAGATGCCTCCATTGTCTCCATTGCAGCCAGTTTCCGAGGAGGAGGCTATCCAGATAATTGCAGACCCTCCATTGCCCCCAGTTTCATTCACTCTTCGAGACTATGTGGATCATTCTGAGACTCTGCAGAAGTTAGTGCTTCTAG GAGTGGATTTGGCCAAGATAGAAAAACATCCAGATGCAGCCAACCTCCTCTTGAGACTGGAATTTGAAAAAGACATTAAGCAAATACTCCTGTTTCTTAAAGATTTGGGTATAGAGGATAACCAACTGGGAACATTCCTGACTAAAAACTATGCTATTTTCTCTGAAGACCTTGAAAATCTTAAGACCAG aGTGGCTTATCTACAATCAAAAAATTTCGGTAAAGCAGATATTGCACAGATGGTCAGAAATGCACCATTTTTGCTGAGTTTTTCAGTGGAAAGATTGGATAACAGATTGGGATTTTTTCAGAAAGAACTTGAACTTAGTGTGAAGAAG ACTAGAGATTTGGTAGTTCGTCTCCCAAGGCTGCTCACTGGAAGTCTGGAGCCCGTGAAAGAAAATATGAAG GTTTATCGTCTTGAACTAGGTTTTAAACATAATGAAATTCAACATATGATCACCAAAATCCCAAAGATGTTAACTGCAAATAAAAGGAAACTTACCGAGACTTTCGACTATGTGCACAATGTGATGAACATTCCCCACCACATCATTGTCAGGTTCCCACAG gtaTTTAATACAAGGTTGTTTAAAGTCAAAGAAAGACATTTGTTTCTTACCTATTTAGGAAGAGCACAGTATGATCCAGCAAAACCTAACTACATCTCTTTGGACAAACTGGTATCTATGCCTGATGAAATATTTTGTGAAAAGATTGCCAAAGCCTCAGTACGGGACtttgaaaaattcttaaaaacTCTTTAG
- the LOC131419496 gene encoding cytochrome b-c1 complex subunit 7 encodes MASRPAVAASSRWLEGIRKWYYNAAGFNKLGLMRDDTIHENDDVKEAIRRLPENLYNDRVFRIKRALDLTMRQQILPKEQWTKYEEDKFYLEPYLKEVIRERKEREEWAKK; translated from the exons ATGGCGAGTAGGCCTGCTG TTGCAGCATCAAGCCGGTGGCTGGAGGGTATTCGAAAATGGTATTACAATGCTGCTGGGTTCAATAAACTTG GGTTAATGCGAGATGATACAATACATGAGAATGACGACGTAAAAGAAGCCATAAGAAGGCTTCCTGAGAACCTTTATAATGACCGGGTGTTTCGCATTAAGAGAGCACTGGACCTGACTATGAGGCAGCAGATCTTGCCTAAAGAGCAGTGGACAAAATATGAGGAG gACAAATTCTACCTTGAGCCATATCTGAAAGAGGTTATTcgggaaagaaaagagagagaagaatgggCAAAAAAATAA